The Flavobacterium sp. 123 genome contains a region encoding:
- a CDS encoding S41 family peptidase — protein sequence MKTTLKFTLLLFLSLFVFQACQDNDDTIVTAPANIEIQDFIWNGLNQYYLWQTDVPNLSDDRFASETEYNTFLKGYPVPEDLFNALRVSPTIDRFSWIVDDYLVLEQALGGISKNDGVDFGLSYKPGSTSEIFGYVRYIIPNSDASGKDIKRGDMFTAINGTQLTISNYQSLLALESYTLNLADYNGSTIVVNGKSVALTKTVLAENPIYINTVIESGSHKIGYLMYNGFYAAYDTELNDAFASLKSQGITDLVLDLRYNSGGSVLTATRLASMITGQFTGQIFAKQQWNSKINAYFETENPDALNNLFTDKIGTTAINSLNLSTVYVLTSKSTASASELVINGLKSHINVVQIGDVTTGKNVGSVTLYDSPTFGTENRNPNHRYAMQPIVLKIVNSAGFGDYYNGLTPTFEQKETISTFGVLGSTSEPLLNTAISKITGTAKMAKQIPGKEFDYFKDSKSISGLRNQMYLKEAPEGLLKALK from the coding sequence ATGAAAACAACACTAAAATTTACACTCCTATTATTCCTTTCCCTTTTTGTTTTTCAAGCTTGTCAAGATAATGACGACACTATAGTCACAGCTCCTGCTAACATTGAGATTCAAGATTTTATTTGGAATGGGTTGAACCAATATTATTTATGGCAAACGGATGTTCCTAACTTATCCGATGACCGATTTGCAAGTGAAACTGAATATAATACTTTTCTAAAAGGATATCCTGTTCCCGAAGATTTATTTAATGCCTTGAGAGTAAGTCCTACAATTGATAGATTCAGCTGGATTGTAGATGATTATTTAGTATTAGAACAAGCTCTTGGAGGAATTTCAAAAAATGACGGGGTTGATTTTGGCTTAAGTTATAAACCGGGAAGCACTTCTGAAATTTTTGGTTATGTACGCTATATTATCCCAAATTCTGATGCCTCAGGCAAAGACATCAAACGTGGCGACATGTTTACGGCTATCAATGGAACACAACTTACAATCAGCAATTACCAAAGCTTATTGGCATTAGAAAGCTACACCTTAAATTTAGCCGATTATAATGGGTCAACTATTGTTGTAAATGGAAAATCAGTTGCATTGACAAAAACTGTATTAGCCGAAAATCCTATTTACATCAATACGGTAATTGAATCGGGTTCTCATAAAATAGGGTATTTAATGTACAATGGATTTTATGCTGCTTATGACACCGAATTAAACGACGCATTTGCTTCATTAAAATCACAAGGAATAACGGACTTAGTTTTAGATTTACGTTATAACAGTGGTGGTTCAGTACTTACCGCAACTCGATTAGCGAGTATGATTACAGGGCAATTTACAGGGCAAATATTTGCAAAACAACAATGGAATTCAAAAATCAATGCTTATTTTGAAACTGAAAATCCAGATGCTTTAAACAATTTATTTACGGATAAAATTGGAACTACTGCTATAAATAGCCTAAATCTAAGTACCGTTTATGTTCTTACTTCTAAAAGTACTGCTTCGGCAAGTGAATTAGTAATCAACGGACTAAAATCACATATCAACGTGGTCCAAATTGGTGATGTCACCACAGGTAAAAACGTAGGATCGGTAACATTATATGACTCTCCTACTTTTGGAACTGAAAACAGAAACCCAAACCATAGATATGCTATGCAACCTATTGTCTTAAAAATTGTAAACTCTGCTGGGTTTGGTGATTACTATAATGGCTTGACACCTACTTTTGAACAAAAAGAAACGATAAGCACGTTTGGAGTTCTTGGAAGCACATCAGAGCCTTTATTAAATACGGCGATTTCTAAAATCACTGGAACGGCTAAAATGGCTAAACAAATTCCTGGTAAAGAATTTGACTATTTCAAAGATTCTAAATCTATAAGCGGGCTGAGAAATCAAATGTATCTGAAAGAAGCGCCTGAAGGGCTTTTGAAAGCATTAAAATAA
- a CDS encoding RNA polymerase sigma factor has product MNQKEFVILITPFRDKVFRLAKRLLTSTEEAEDATQEVLVKLWFKNEGLKNYSNIEAFAMTVTKNYCLDQLKSKRASNLSIAHSNYTDTAASLQQKVEDDDSLNWVEKIINQLPEQQRLIIQMREVEQYEFDEIAKIIGMNETAIRVALSRARKTIRENMTKTHNYGMQ; this is encoded by the coding sequence ATGAACCAAAAAGAGTTTGTGATTTTAATTACCCCTTTTCGGGATAAAGTCTTTCGGCTCGCAAAGCGTTTGCTTACAAGTACCGAAGAAGCAGAAGATGCAACTCAGGAAGTTTTAGTTAAATTATGGTTTAAAAATGAGGGATTAAAAAATTATAGTAACATAGAAGCTTTTGCGATGACCGTTACTAAAAATTATTGTTTGGATCAGTTGAAGTCCAAAAGAGCCAGTAATCTTTCTATTGCGCATTCAAATTACACAGATACGGCAGCTAGTTTGCAACAAAAAGTGGAGGATGATGACAGTTTAAATTGGGTTGAAAAAATAATAAATCAATTGCCTGAACAACAACGATTGATTATCCAAATGCGAGAGGTAGAGCAATATGAATTCGATGAAATTGCTAAAATAATAGGGATGAATGAAACGGCTATTCGGGTGGCGCTTTCAAGAGCAAGGAAAACGATACGAGAAAATATGACAAAAACGCATAATTATGGAATGCAATAA
- a CDS encoding DUF4252 domain-containing protein yields MKKLIITAVLILVSSPFFAQSAFDKFDGQDDVTSIVVNKKMFELMSKVKVDASDKETQQYLNLIKKLDNLKVFTTKSTRVENDMKLTADKYIKTAGLEELMRVNENGRNIKILVKSGTSDTQVKELLMFIEGVKNEDTVLMSLTGNFDLNEISVLTDKMRIPGGNDLKKATKGKK; encoded by the coding sequence ATGAAAAAATTAATTATAACAGCGGTACTAATTTTAGTTTCAAGTCCCTTTTTTGCTCAATCTGCCTTCGATAAATTTGACGGCCAAGATGATGTAACTTCCATTGTAGTCAACAAAAAAATGTTTGAGTTGATGAGCAAAGTAAAGGTTGATGCCTCTGATAAAGAAACGCAGCAATACTTAAATTTAATCAAGAAATTAGATAACTTGAAGGTCTTTACCACTAAAAGTACTCGCGTAGAAAACGATATGAAACTTACCGCTGATAAATACATAAAAACTGCTGGATTAGAGGAATTAATGCGCGTTAATGAAAATGGTAGAAACATAAAAATTCTTGTAAAATCAGGCACAAGTGACACACAAGTAAAAGAATTGCTTATGTTTATTGAAGGTGTTAAAAATGAAGATACTGTTTTGATGTCTTTAACAGGGAACTTTGATCTTAATGAAATCTCGGTTCTTACGGATAAAATGAGAATTCCTGGTGGTAACGATTTGAAGAAAGCTACAAAAGGTAAAAAATAA
- a CDS encoding DUF4252 domain-containing protein: MKTAYGFLGLVCFLLLSCNSDPSLQKYFVENTENKDFIVLDVSPTILNVDQTKLSIAQKEALHSFDKMNILAFKLNDKNKAQFEIERAKVDLILKDTKYQQLMKFGSGKEGASVSFVGSDDHIEEFVFFANKKENGFAVVRILGKDMNPTNIITMISVLKESKIDLEQLKPLQQLLKH; this comes from the coding sequence ATGAAAACTGCGTATGGTTTTTTAGGTCTTGTTTGCTTTTTATTGTTGAGCTGTAATTCAGATCCAAGTTTGCAAAAATACTTTGTGGAGAATACGGAAAACAAAGATTTTATTGTCTTGGATGTTTCTCCAACTATTTTGAATGTTGATCAAACGAAACTGTCGATTGCTCAAAAAGAAGCTTTGCATTCTTTTGATAAGATGAATATTTTAGCATTCAAATTGAATGATAAAAATAAAGCTCAATTCGAAATTGAAAGGGCTAAAGTTGATTTGATTTTGAAGGATACGAAATACCAACAACTGATGAAATTTGGTTCTGGAAAAGAAGGCGCTTCGGTAAGTTTTGTTGGCTCAGACGATCATATAGAAGAATTTGTATTTTTTGCCAATAAAAAAGAAAACGGATTTGCAGTAGTTCGGATTCTGGGGAAAGATATGAATCCAACCAATATTATTACTATGATCTCAGTTCTAAAAGAATCCAAAATTGATTTGGAGCAATTAAAACCTTTACAGCAATTACTGAAACATTAA
- a CDS encoding tetratricopeptide repeat protein: MKKVIIIALLITSFTSWSQIPISYEYFDKALKKAEAGNLKGALADYTTALKYDPLFSEAYLNRALVKIKMGDVKGALADVNTTIDIDPKRGDAYTTRANINYKTENYKSVIQDCTQSIALNPKDYIAYNLRGLSYNHIQDKKNACLDFTKAIQLGSQSAVKNKKMFCK, translated from the coding sequence ATGAAAAAAGTTATTATTATTGCTTTATTAATAACATCCTTTACTTCTTGGAGTCAGATTCCTATATCTTACGAATATTTTGACAAAGCGTTAAAAAAAGCGGAAGCGGGAAACTTGAAAGGAGCTCTAGCTGATTATACAACTGCCTTAAAATACGATCCGCTATTTTCGGAAGCGTATTTAAATAGAGCGTTGGTCAAAATTAAAATGGGAGATGTAAAAGGCGCTTTAGCGGATGTGAACACAACTATTGATATTGACCCAAAACGAGGTGATGCATACACAACAAGGGCTAACATCAACTACAAAACCGAAAATTACAAAAGCGTCATTCAAGATTGCACCCAATCCATAGCGCTAAATCCTAAAGATTATATTGCTTATAACCTCCGCGGATTATCTTACAATCATATTCAGGATAAAAAAAATGCCTGCCTTGATTTTACCAAAGCAATACAATTAGGAAGTCAAAGTGCCGTCAAAAACAAAAAAATGTTTTGCAAATAA
- a CDS encoding nuclear transport factor 2 family protein gives MKKSILGLLILILFANKSFAQNTTAEQEVIQLSKQKWEWMADKNVDKLSPLFDDKSVFVHMGGSWGKTQEINIIKSGGIHYKKADIHEVSVNIIGNTAILLNKITLLAVVGGNEVTNPFIVTEVYVKENDGWKLGSLSFTKLMVPGQ, from the coding sequence ATGAAAAAGTCAATTCTAGGACTACTTATACTTATCCTATTTGCAAACAAGTCCTTTGCACAAAATACTACTGCTGAACAAGAAGTGATTCAACTTTCAAAGCAAAAATGGGAGTGGATGGCTGATAAAAATGTAGACAAACTGTCGCCTTTATTTGATGACAAATCTGTATTTGTCCACATGGGAGGAAGTTGGGGAAAAACTCAAGAAATCAATATAATTAAAAGCGGAGGAATTCATTACAAGAAAGCAGATATTCATGAAGTGTCCGTAAACATTATTGGAAATACAGCGATACTCTTAAACAAAATTACCCTCTTAGCAGTGGTTGGAGGAAATGAAGTAACCAATCCGTTTATTGTTACAGAAGTATATGTTAAAGAAAATGATGGCTGGAAACTTGGCTCATTATCATTTACTAAACTAATGGTACCTGGACAATAA
- a CDS encoding nuclear transport factor 2 family protein has translation MKKLLLGLLFFTSIQWSNAQTSTPNTKSKSDQKTEQELLDLSKQKWQWMADKNVDKLAVLFDDKSKFVHMSGTWKKDEELEIIKTGSIWYKNAKVHDTAIEIFGKTAIVWNRITLEAIVRGNEVATEFTVTEIYQKQGKNWKLLDLTFSSVRDTHQIKK, from the coding sequence ATGAAAAAACTATTATTAGGATTATTATTTTTTACAAGTATACAATGGTCGAATGCACAAACAAGTACACCGAACACCAAATCTAAAAGCGATCAAAAAACAGAACAAGAATTACTAGACCTTTCCAAACAAAAATGGCAGTGGATGGCTGATAAAAATGTGGATAAACTTGCAGTTCTCTTTGATGACAAATCAAAATTTGTTCACATGAGTGGTACTTGGAAAAAGGACGAAGAACTCGAAATCATTAAAACAGGAAGCATTTGGTACAAGAACGCCAAGGTTCATGATACAGCAATAGAAATTTTTGGAAAAACAGCAATCGTTTGGAACCGAATTACACTTGAGGCTATAGTTCGTGGAAATGAAGTCGCAACTGAATTTACTGTGACTGAAATTTACCAAAAACAAGGTAAGAATTGGAAACTTTTAGACTTAACATTCAGTAGTGTACGAGACACGCATCAAATTAAGAAATAG
- a CDS encoding aldo/keto reductase, whose translation MQNIKLNNGVEMPILGFGVFQIPDANECEKAVLEAFDCGYRLIDTAASYMNEAAVGNAIKKSNIPREELFITTKVWVQDVSYEKTKIAFQKSLDLLQLDYLDLYLIHQPYGDIFGSWRAMQELYAEGKIRAIGVANFHPDRVMDLIVNSGFTPAINQIETHPFDQQISTQEFLQNNNVQIQSWGPFAEGKNNIFNNDILLAIGKKYDKTVAQVILRWLTQRGVVAIPKSIRKERMLENFAIFDFELATDDMQLIQTLDTNESLFFDHRDPNMVKWLSERKLNL comes from the coding sequence ATGCAAAATATAAAATTAAATAACGGTGTAGAAATGCCAATTTTAGGATTCGGAGTTTTCCAAATTCCAGATGCTAACGAATGTGAAAAAGCAGTATTAGAAGCATTTGATTGCGGGTATCGCTTAATCGACACTGCCGCTTCGTACATGAATGAAGCCGCCGTAGGTAATGCCATCAAAAAAAGTAATATTCCTAGAGAAGAATTATTTATAACTACCAAAGTGTGGGTCCAAGATGTTAGTTATGAAAAAACAAAAATTGCTTTTCAAAAATCATTAGACCTTTTGCAACTAGACTATCTAGACTTATATCTTATTCATCAACCCTACGGAGATATTTTTGGTTCTTGGAGAGCTATGCAAGAATTATATGCCGAAGGTAAAATTAGAGCAATTGGTGTTGCTAATTTTCATCCAGATAGAGTAATGGATTTAATTGTTAATAGTGGTTTCACACCAGCCATCAACCAAATTGAAACTCATCCGTTTGATCAACAAATTAGCACTCAAGAATTTCTTCAGAATAACAACGTGCAAATTCAATCTTGGGGACCTTTTGCCGAAGGAAAAAATAACATATTCAATAATGACATATTATTGGCAATTGGGAAAAAATACGATAAAACAGTAGCACAGGTTATTCTTCGTTGGTTAACCCAAAGAGGCGTGGTTGCTATTCCAAAATCAATTCGAAAAGAAAGAATGCTGGAGAATTTCGCCATTTTCGATTTTGAATTAGCTACAGATGATATGCAGTTGATTCAGACTTTAGACACAAATGAGAGTTTGTTTTTTGACCACAGAGATCCAAATATGGTAAAATGGTTGAGCGAAAGAAAGCTAAACCTTTAA
- a CDS encoding AraC family transcriptional regulator — protein sequence MNKIVKFNTVTEYNVFNNNETLHPLISVIDFSKADERSWEGEKTVRIYYGFYCIFLKDIKCGDLRYGCNYYDYQEGTLVFVAPGQVMEVETDGKVYQPKGYALVFHPDLIHGTSLFKSLKDYNFFSYNANEALHLSERERQIVLDSFSKILLELELGVDKHSKKLIASNIELFLNYCERFYDRQFITRENVNKGILEKFEEVLNGYFKTDKPNTIGLPSVAYCADELYLSANYFGDLIKKETGKSAQEYIQNKIIDLAKDKILVDNLTVNEIAYELGFKYPQHFSRLFKQRVGYTPNEYRSLN from the coding sequence ATGAACAAAATAGTCAAGTTTAATACCGTTACGGAATATAATGTGTTTAACAATAACGAAACTTTACATCCATTAATAAGTGTTATTGATTTTTCAAAAGCCGATGAAAGATCTTGGGAAGGGGAGAAGACTGTTAGAATTTATTATGGTTTTTATTGCATCTTTTTGAAAGATATAAAGTGTGGTGATTTGCGTTATGGTTGTAATTACTACGACTATCAAGAAGGAACATTGGTTTTTGTTGCTCCAGGGCAAGTTATGGAAGTAGAAACGGATGGTAAAGTATATCAACCAAAAGGGTATGCCTTAGTATTTCATCCTGATTTAATACACGGAACTTCTCTTTTTAAAAGTTTAAAGGATTATAATTTTTTCAGTTATAATGCAAATGAAGCATTGCATTTGTCAGAACGGGAAAGACAAATTGTTTTAGACTCTTTTTCGAAAATTCTTTTAGAATTGGAACTTGGAGTTGATAAGCATAGTAAGAAACTTATTGCTTCAAATATTGAATTGTTTTTAAATTATTGTGAACGATTTTATGACAGACAATTTATAACTAGAGAAAATGTTAATAAAGGAATTTTGGAAAAATTTGAAGAGGTGTTAAACGGTTATTTCAAAACGGATAAACCCAATACTATTGGTTTGCCGTCCGTTGCCTATTGTGCTGACGAATTATATTTGTCTGCCAACTATTTTGGTGATTTGATAAAAAAAGAAACTGGAAAATCAGCTCAGGAATACATTCAAAATAAAATAATTGATTTAGCAAAAGATAAGATTTTGGTAGACAATTTAACCGTAAACGAAATCGCTTATGAGTTAGGGTTTAAATATCCTCAACATTTTTCTAGATTGTTTAAACAGCGAGTGGGGTATACCCCTAATGAATATAGAAGTTTGAATTAA